ACGGGACGCGGAAACGGTCCGTCTACTCGAGCAGGCCGGTTGGAAGGTGCTTCGGATCTGGGAGCACGTCCCGGCGGAGGAGGCGGCTCGACTCGTGATCGAGACGGTCGCCGCTGCGCGCCTGCGGTCAATGCGGTGACGCAGTCAGAGCGGACGCCCGTTGAGCAGGTCGTCAGCGGCATCGGCCTCTCGTCGTAGGACGATCCTGCCGTCACCGTCACTGAAGGCGATGATCCTGGAACCAACCGCGAGGCCGGCCTCCGCAATGATTCCCATGGGAAGCTCGACGGTCCCGTCCTCACGGATGACGGTCTCGAAAGGTTCTCTGATCACGTCAACAGCATGCCATGGGCGTGCAAGTCACTCCCGATCGTCCCTTCAGCGGCCGGAGGAGTGCTCGACATCCTCAGGAAGTGGGCAGGCCCCAGGCACGCGGCTTGCGACCAGCGCCAACAAATCAAGATCATCTCGTGGGACTTTTCAGGGACTTTCAGCGCTGTCCGAGGGACGTTCGAGGGACTTTCCGCCGCGTAACACGGCAAGCCCCTGAAAGATCGGAAAGGGCCTCCGACGCAGGTCAGAGGCCCTTTCCGAGGCAAAGCCGCAGGTGGCGGCGGACGAGTCGGCCTGTACGCCGGGTTCTGTCTCCCGGGTTGCTTGCGCGGCCCGGGGAGGCGGCCATCCATCTAGGGCTGCCGTTGCCGACAGCCTCGTGCGGTCTACCCGCGGACTCGGGCGAGCAGCCCTCGAACATCCGCGCACGGTGCCCGGAGGCACCGATCTTGACCTTGCTCCGAGTGGGGTTTACCGAGCCGGCCGAGTCACCTCGGTCGCTGGTGGTCTCTTACACCACCGTTTCACCCTTACCTGCGGCCGAAGCCGCCGGCGGTCTGTTTTCTGTGGCACTGTCCCGCGGGTCACCCCGGGTGGGCGTTACCCACCACCCTGCTCTGTGGAGCCCGGACGTTCCTCGGCGGGCCCCCGAAGGAGCCCGACGCGACCGCCCGGCCGGCTCGTCCGCCGTACTGGTCATCGTAGCCGTTCGACACCGCCGTTCCGTACCCCGGCCCCTTCGGGGTCGAGGCGGTCCGCGACCCGGGCCGCGGTGCCCTCCGCCCAGGCGGTGGTGGTGACCAGGCCGAGCAGGACGAGGGTCAGGCCCAGGCCGGTGACGATCCACCAGCCCGCGTGGCTGGCCGGGGCGAGGCCGGTGGCGACCGGGCCGGCCACGGAGGAGACGACCACGGTGCCGATCACGGCGACGCCGAGCGACTGCCCGACCTGGCGGCTGGTGGAGGCGACGGCCGCGGCCACCCCGGCCTGGGCCAGCGGCATGCCGGAGACGGCGGCGTTGGTGATCGGGGCGTTGACCAGTCCGAAGCCCAGCCCGAACAGCGCGTAGGAGACGATCAGCAGCGTGGGCGGGGAGTCCGCGGCGAGGCGGGTGAGCAGCAGGCCGCTGGCGGCGAGCGCGGTGCCGGCGGCGACCAGCGGGAGCCGCGGTCCGCTGCGGCCGACGATCCGGCCGGACAGCGGGGCGGCGATCAGGGTCATGACGGCCATCGGCAGGGTCCACAGGCCGGCCTGGACCGGGCTGTAGCCGCGGACCACCTGCAGGTACAGGGTGTTGACGAAGAGGAACCCGCCGAGGGCCGCGAAGGCGCAGACCGCGGTGAGGGTGGCACCGGTGAAGGGGGCGCTGTGGAAGAAGCGGGGGTCGATCAGCGGCTCGGCGACCCGGCGCTCCCACAGCGGGAGGAGGACCAGCGAGGTCAGCGCGACGGCGGCCAGGGCCAGGATGAGCGGCGAGGTCCAGCCGTAGCCGGGGCCCTCGATGATGGCGGCGGTGCCGCAGCCGAGGAGGAGCAGCATCAGCACCTGGCCGACCGGGTCCAGCCGGCGGGGGTGCGGTGCCCGGGACTCCGGGATGTGGCGGCGGGCCAGGACGAAGGCGGCCAGGCCGACCGGGATGTTGATCAGGAAGATCGACTGCCAGCCGGCGCTGTTCACCAGGAAGCCGCCGATCAGCGGGCCGAGGGCCATGGACAGTCCGACGACACCGCTCCAGACGCCGATCGCCTGGGCCCGTTCACGGCGGTCGGTGAAGGTGTTGGTGATGATCGACATCGCCACCGGGTTGAGCATCGACCCGCCGACGGCCTGCACCACGCGGAAGGAGACCAGCCAGCCTAGGCTGGGCGCGAGGCTGCACAGCAGTGAGCCGAGCACGAAGACCAGCAGGCCCGTCCGGAAGACCCGGCGCCGTCCGATCCGGTCGGCGACCGAGCCCGAGAGCATCAGCAGCGAGGCGAGCACCAGGGTGTACGCGTCGATGATCCACTGCAGGCCGGAGGCCGGGGCGTCCAGTTCCCGCTGGATGGACGGCAGCGCGACGTTCACCACCGTGTTGTCCAGGCCGACGATGAACAGGCTGAAGCAGCAGATCGCCAGGACCAGCAGGCGGTGGCGCCGGTCGGGCCCTGTGGGCGGCTGCGGTGTGATGGTCGGTCCGGTCGTCGGCGGGCTCATCAAACGATCATCGCATCGGCGGTGGGGCACGTCATGAGCGCACCGGAGGAGGCGGACGGGCGCGGACCGAAGGTGGCGGACGGGCGCGGGCCGGTGTTCCGTACGCCGGAACGTTTCGGCTCCAACACCTTGCTGTACGCCGATCCGGCACTCACCGAGGGCCTGGACTGGGCCGTCCGCCACCGCTCCGCCGCCGGCGACCCCACCGCGACGGCGGTGCTCGCCCCGCACGGCGGCGCCCTGGAGGTTGGGACGAGCGAGCTCTGCCTGGCCGTCGCCGGCTACCGGCCCGAGGACGCCCGCCCGGCCGGCGCCGGGCCGCGGCACGGGTACTGGATGTTCGAGGCGCTGCGCCGCAACGACGGGCTGCACGTCACCTCCGCCCACTGCGACGACCCCGTCGCGCTCGCCCTGTGCGCCAGCAGCCGGCGGGCGGTGTCGCTGCACGGGTGCGGCGGGACCGGCCTGCTGATCGTGGTGGGCGGCCGGGACGAGCGGCTCGCCCGGGAGCTGCGGGCCGCCTTCGCCGAGGCGTTCGCCCGGGCCGAACCGGCCGTCGCCGTGGAGACCGCCGCCGACTGCGAGGAGCACCGCCGGCTGAACGGCGGCAGCCCCGCCAACATCGTCAACCGGACCGGCACCGGTCGCGGCGCCCAGCTGGAACTCTCGGCGGGCCTGCGCCGGGCGGTGTTCGGCGACCCCGACTCCGCCGAGGGCAGGCGGCGGACGTACGGGCGCCGCGCGGACGGCGGCGCCGACCCGGTGGCCGGGTACCTGTGGCACGGCTTCGTGGGCGCCGTCCGCACGGCGATCGTCCGGGCCGCGGTCGTCCGAGCCGACGCTGCGGAGCGGGTACCGGCCGAGGTGGTGGAGCGACCGTCCTGACGACCCCGGACGCCGACCCCGGACGCCCGCGCGGGATCCCGACCCCGGACGCCCGCGCGGAACCCCGGGGCGCGGGACGGGTCAGGTGGAGAAGCGGACGGTCCGGGTGGCCGGGTCTGCGCTGGTGAGCCGGACGGTGATCCGTTCGCCGAGCGGGAGCGCGCCGTCGGCGCCGTCGCACTTGCCGACCACCGCGGGCTCGCGCAGCTGGACCGTCCCGACTGCGGGCTGGCGCTCGTCCACGTCGATCACCACCGCCTCGAAGGCCTCGCCCTCGCGGCCGCGCAGCAGCTCGGCCTCCACCAGGTCGACGCAGCAGCGTTCGATCTCGTGGGCCCGCCGGTCCCCCCGCTCCATCAGCTCGGGCACCGCCTCCAGTGTCTCGCGCACCCAGCCGGGCACGTCCGCCCCGCCCGCGACGGCGGCGCAGATCTCCTGCGCGTAGCGGTCGCCGAGCCGCCGGAGCGGCGCGGTGCAGTGCGCGTACGGGGCGGCCAGCGCGGCGTGCCCGGGGTTCGCGGGCGGCGGCACCCCCCGGGAGGCGTCGAAGGCGTCGTACCCGGCGCCGCGCAGCAGGCCGGTGCACTCGTTGAGGAAGGCGGCGTGCGCGGTGTCGGCCGGGTTCAGCGAGCGGATCAGCCTCGGGTACGGCATGGCGTCCGGCCAGTCCACGCGCAGCGCCCGGGCCACCCGGCGGAGCCGGTCGTACGCGGTGCCGGGCGCGGCCGGCAGGGTCCGCAGCAGCCCGACGCCGGAGTCCAGCATCAGCTCGGCCGCGGCCATGCCGGTGAGCAGCGAGATCTGGGCGTTCCAGCCGTCGGCGCGGGTGGGGGCGCGGTACGCGAGGCGGTAGCCGCCGTCCACCGGCTCCACCTCCTGCTCGGGGATCGGCAGGCTGACTCCGCCGCGGGCCTGTTCCTGGGCCTCGCGGAGCCGGCCGATCTCCGCGAACAGGTCCAGCTGCTCGTCGGCGGCGCCGAGGTCGATGGCCGCCTGGACCCCCGCGTAGTCGAGGCGCCGACGGGAACGGACCCGGGCACGGCGGAGGTCGGCGAGGACGACGGCGCCGGCGGAGTCCAGGTCGATCTGCCAGAGCAGGGCGGGCCGCAGCTCGCCGGGGAGGAGGCTGGCGGCGCCCTCGGAGAGGCGTGGCGGGTGCAGCGGGACGTTGGTGTCCGGGAAGTACAGGGTCTGCACGCGGCGGTGCGCCTCGGCGTCGACGGCGCCCTCGGGCCGGACGAAGGCGGCCACGTCGGCGATCGCGTAGTGGACGCGGTAGCCGGTACCGCGGCGGCTCAGGTGCATGGCCTGGTCGAGGTCGCGGGCGCCGGGTGGATCGACGGTGAACAGGGGCAGGTCGGTGGCGTCGAAGTCGGGCAGCCGGGGCAGGGCGGCGGACCGGTCGGCCTCGTCGAGGACCTCCTCCGGCCAGGCGGACGGGATCTCCAGGCGGCGGCGCAGCTCGGCCAGTTCGGTGTTGATCCTGGCCGTCTCTGCGGCCCGGACCCTCAGGTGTCGGCGCGGCATGGTCGCAGCGTAAGACGGACGGGGCGGCGGAGCGCGGCGGACGGGGGAGGTTGCCTCGGACGGGGGGATGGCGGGGGCCGGCGGGGAGGGGGCTGGCGGGGGCGGGGCGCCCCTGATGGCCGCCCGAGTGCCGAGCCGCCGGCCCGGGGTGTCCCGTCCGTGGGCGTGTTCTCGGTGGTGGTGGGGGCGCCAGTAAGGTGGCTGGGGTCAGTTGCCACAAAGTGTTGAGGGGTGTCGCCGTGCTGGTCCTGTTGCCGCCGTCGGAGGGGAAGGCCGCCGCCGAGGCCGGGGTGCCGGTGGAGCTCGGGGGGCTCTCGCTGCCGGGGCTGACGGGGGCGCGTGAGGCGGTGCTGGGCGCGCTGGTCGAGCTGTGCGCCGGGGACGAGGAGCGGGCGGCCGAGGTGCTCGGGCTGAGCAAGGGGCTGCGCGGCGAGGTCGCGAAGAACGCGGGCCTGCTCACGGCGGGCGCGCTGCCGGCCGGCGAGGTGTACACCGGGGTGCTGTTCGACAACCTCGGGCTGGCCAAGCTGGACGAGGCGGCGTACGCGCTGGCGGAGCGGTCGCTGCTGGTGTTCTCGGGGTTGTGGGGCGCTGTGCGGATCGGCGACCGGATCCCGCCGTACCGGTGCTCGATGGGCGTGAAGCTGCCGCCGCTGGGCGCGCTGGGGGCGTACTGGCGGGGGGTGATGGACGGCGTGCTGCCCCAGGTGGCGGACGGGCTGGTGCTGGACCTGCGCAGCTCGGCGTACGCGGCGGCGTGGAAGCCCGCGGGGGCGGTGGCGGCGCGGACGGCGACCGTCCGGGTGCTCCACGAACGCGAGGTGGACGGGGAGCTGAAGCGGTCGGTGGTGAGCCACTTCAACAAGGCGACCAAGGGCCGGCTGGTCCGCGACCTGCTGAACGCGGGCGCCGACCCCGCCTCCCCGGGCGAACTGGTCGACGCCCTGCGCGACTTGGCCTACCACGTCGAGGTCTCCGCCGAGGGCACCGCCCGCCGCCCCTGGCAGCTCGACGTCGTCGTCACCGAGATCCACTGACACCTCCGCCGCCGGACCCGCTCACGGGCCGGCGGCGGACGGGTCAGCGGAGGTGGCTGGTGTCGTTGAGGAGGCGGAGGGACGCGTTGCCGTCGGTGTAGTACTGGACGGCGCAGAAGGAGGCGGCGGCGAGCTCCATCCGGTACAGCGAGTCGGGCGGGGCGCCGAGGGCCAGCCGGACCAGGGTCTTGATCGGGCTGACGTGGGAGACGACCAGCACGGTCTTGCCGGCGTAGCGGGCGAGGATCTTGTCGCGGGCGACGCCGGTCCGGTGGGTGAGGGTGGTGAAGGACTCGCCGCTGCCGGTGGGCTTGGCCTTGGCGGAGGCGAGCCAGGCGTCCAGGTCCGCCGGGTGGCGTTCCTGGACCTCGGCGAAGGTGAGGCCCTCCCAGGCGCCGAAGTCCAGCTCGCGCAGGCCCTCCTCGATCCGGACCTCCAGGCCGAGCCGCATCGCGACGGCCTCCGCGGTCTGCCGGGTGCGCCGCATCGGCGAGCTGACCACGGCCTGGACGGTGCCGCGGGCGGCGAGCGCCTCGGCGGCCCGTTCGGCCTGCCAGCGGCCGCGCTCGGAGAGCTCCGGGTCGCTGCCGCCGCTGCCGGAGAACCGCTTCTGCGGGGTGAGCGGGGTCTCGCCGTGGCGGAGCAGCACGAAGGTGGTGGGGGTGCCGAGGTCGGCGGGTGCTGCCCAGCCGGCCCTGGGCGGCGGGGTCTGGAGCGGCGGCTCCTCGACCGGGGCGGCCGCCACCGGTGCCGCGGCCTCGGGCCGCGTCCGGGGCTCCCACTGCGTGCCGGCCTTGCCGGCGTCCATGGCCTCGTTGGCCAGCCGGTCGGCTTCCTTGTTCCGCTCGCGCGGGATCCAGGTGTACGTGACCCGGCCGCGCGGGAGGACGGTACGGGCCTCCGCGGCGAGCGGCTGCATGTCCGGGTGCTTGATCTTCCAGCGCCCGGACATCTGCTCGACGACGAGCTTGGAGTCCATGCGGACGTCGACGGTGGCGTCCGGGTCGATTTCCCGGGCGGCCCTCAGGCCGGCGATCAGTCCGCGGTACTCGGCGACGTTGTTGGTGGCGCGGCCGATGTACTCGGCGGCCTCGGCCAGGATCTGACCGGTGTCGCCGTCCCGGACCACGGCGCCGTAGCCGGCCGGCCCCGGGTTGCCCCGGGAGCCGCCGTCGGCCTCGACGATGAACCTGGCCACCGGGTCAGACGCCCGACTCGCCCGTGCGGACCAGGATCCGGCCGCAGTTCTCGCAGCGGATCACCGCGTCCTTGGGCTCGGCCTTGATGGCGTTGAGGTCGGTGATGGAGAACTCGACCCGGCAGCCCTCGCAGCGGCGCTGGTACAGGCGGGCCGCGCCGACGCCGCCCTGCTGCTCGCGCAGGCGCAGGTAGAGCTTCATCAGGTCGGCCGGGATGACGGCGGCGATGGCCTCGCGGTCGCGCTTGACCTTGTCGGCGTCGGCGTCGAGCTCGGCGAAGGCGGCGTCGCGGCGGGCCTCGGCCTCGCGCAGGACGACGGTGGAGTGCTCCAGGCGGGCGCTGAGCTCGGTGACCCGGGTCTGGGCGGACTCCAGGCGCTCCATGACCTCCAGGACGACGTCCTCCAGGTCGGCCTGGCGCTTGGCCAGCGAGCCGACCTCGTGCTGGAGGTTCTCCAGGTCCTTGGGCGAGGTGACCGCGCCGGAGTCCATCCGCTGCTGGTTGCGGGCGGCGCGGGTGCGGACCTGCTCGACGTCCTGCTCGGCCTTGGTCTGCTCGCGCTCGGTGTCGCCGAGCTGGGCCTGGGCGGCGACGACCAGGTCCTTGAGGGCGGTGTGGTCGGCGGTGGCCTTCTCGATCTCGGCGTGCTCGGGCAGGGTGCGGCGCTTGTGGGCCAGCTGGTCCAGGCGGGAGTCGATGGCCTGCAGGTCCAGCAGGCGGATCTGGTCGGCGGGCGCGGCGTTCAAGCGGAGGGCTCCTGTGTCAATCGGTCAGGTTCGAGCGGTCAGGCGGGGTACGGCAGCGCGGGGTTGGGCATCGCGGCGTGGGCCGTCCAGGCGTCGGTGACCAGGGTGGAGACCCGGGTCTCCAGGGCCCAGCCCCGGGTGGCGGCCGCGGCGTCGAGGGCGCGGGCGGCCAGGGTGCACCAGGGCCACTCGGTGGCCCAGTGCGCGGCGTCGACGAGGGCGACCGGGGCCGCCTCGGTGGCCTCGGAGACCGGGTGGTGGCGCAGGTCGGCGGTGACGTAGGCGTCCACCCCGGCCGCGCGCGCCTCGGCGAGGAAGCTGTCGCCGGCGCCGCCGCAGACGGCGACGCGGCTGATCGGCCGGTCCGGGTCGCCGGCGACCCGGACGCCGGTGGCGGTGGCCGGGAGGCCCGCAGCGACCTGCGCGGCGAAGGCGGACAGCGGGACGGGGGCGTCCAGGACGCCGATCCGGCCGCTGCCCCGGCGGCCGGCCGGGTCGGTCGGGTCGGCGACCAGCGGGCCGGTGACCTTGAGGCCGATCGCCTCGGCGAGGGCGTCGGAGACGCCGGGGTCGGCGTGGTCGGCGTTGGTGTGCGCGACGTGCAGGGCGATGTCGTTCTTGATCAGGCCGTGCACCACCCGGCCCTTGAAGCCGGTGGCGGCGACGGTGGTGGTGCCCCGCAGGTAGAGGGGGTGGTGGGTGACCAGCAGGCCGGCGCCCCACTCGGCGGCCTCGTCGGCCACCGCCTGGACCGGGTCGACGGCGAACAGCACCCGCCCGACCTCGGCGTCCGGGTCGCCGCAGACCAGACCGACGGCGTCCCAGGACTCCGCCCACTGCGGTGGGTACAGCTCTTCGAGCACGGCGATGACGTCGGACAGTTTCGGCACCTGTCGAGACTACCGCGTGACGGGGACCCGCCCGTCCCGCCCGTCCGGGTGGGGGCCCGCACAGCTGCGCGTCAACCGGCGCGGACCGGCGGCCGGAAGGTCCCGGGGCGCGCGCGGATCGCGGCCCGTCCGGCGTGTCCGGCCCGCGATCCGGCGGCCGCCGGCAGGCGGAAACGAATCCGGATCACCCTTACGGGTGAAGTGACCCGCTCGACGTTGAGTCACACCCGCCTCGAAAGTAACTTCAGTGGTGCGAACGAGAGTTGCCACGGCCTCCGGCCGGGGCCGGGGGGTCGGAATTCGACTGTTCGGTCGAACCTCCGACGGGGAAACGGCCCGCGGCTCTCGTGACTTCCGCAGACCGACGGGACGGGCCGGGGCCCGTGGTGCCGAGCGCACGGGCACCACGGCGCCGGAGGACGAAGGGGTGTGAAGCAGATGGGGGCGGACACACCGCTGCGTCCGGCCGGGGGTCCCGGGACGGTCGACGACGGGCCGGGGCTGGACGGCACGTTGGTGGAGGTGGCACGGGCGGCCGTGGCCGGACGCCGGGCCCGGGGAGGCGAGGGTGGCTGGGGGGTCGCCGTCGAGGGGTTCTGGTGCACGGTCCGGCCGCCCGGGCCGGGCTTCCCCGAGCAGGGGTGGAAACTCCACGTCAGCGCGGCCTCCTCGGTGGCCGTCGAGGTCCTCGCCGCGGTGTCCGCCGCGATTTCCGAGGATCCCTGCGCATTCAAGTTCGCGGCCGACCGGGAAAAGCTCAGGGAACTCAATTCGCGGAACAGCGAACGCGGATCCTCCGGGAAATTCATCACCGTCTACCCGAGGGACGACGAGCAATTCCGCCGGC
The window above is part of the Kitasatospora sp. HUAS MG31 genome. Proteins encoded here:
- a CDS encoding RNB domain-containing ribonuclease, with protein sequence MPRRHLRVRAAETARINTELAELRRRLEIPSAWPEEVLDEADRSAALPRLPDFDATDLPLFTVDPPGARDLDQAMHLSRRGTGYRVHYAIADVAAFVRPEGAVDAEAHRRVQTLYFPDTNVPLHPPRLSEGAASLLPGELRPALLWQIDLDSAGAVVLADLRRARVRSRRRLDYAGVQAAIDLGAADEQLDLFAEIGRLREAQEQARGGVSLPIPEQEVEPVDGGYRLAYRAPTRADGWNAQISLLTGMAAAELMLDSGVGLLRTLPAAPGTAYDRLRRVARALRVDWPDAMPYPRLIRSLNPADTAHAAFLNECTGLLRGAGYDAFDASRGVPPPANPGHAALAAPYAHCTAPLRRLGDRYAQEICAAVAGGADVPGWVRETLEAVPELMERGDRRAHEIERCCVDLVEAELLRGREGEAFEAVVIDVDERQPAVGTVQLREPAVVGKCDGADGALPLGERITVRLTSADPATRTVRFST
- a CDS encoding bifunctional RNase H/acid phosphatase, yielding MARFIVEADGGSRGNPGPAGYGAVVRDGDTGQILAEAAEYIGRATNNVAEYRGLIAGLRAAREIDPDATVDVRMDSKLVVEQMSGRWKIKHPDMQPLAAEARTVLPRGRVTYTWIPRERNKEADRLANEAMDAGKAGTQWEPRTRPEAAAPVAAAPVEEPPLQTPPPRAGWAAPADLGTPTTFVLLRHGETPLTPQKRFSGSGGSDPELSERGRWQAERAAEALAARGTVQAVVSSPMRRTRQTAEAVAMRLGLEVRIEEGLRELDFGAWEGLTFAEVQERHPADLDAWLASAKAKPTGSGESFTTLTHRTGVARDKILARYAGKTVLVVSHVSPIKTLVRLALGAPPDSLYRMELAAASFCAVQYYTDGNASLRLLNDTSHLR
- a CDS encoding poly-gamma-glutamate hydrolase family protein translates to MSAPEEADGRGPKVADGRGPVFRTPERFGSNTLLYADPALTEGLDWAVRHRSAAGDPTATAVLAPHGGALEVGTSELCLAVAGYRPEDARPAGAGPRHGYWMFEALRRNDGLHVTSAHCDDPVALALCASSRRAVSLHGCGGTGLLIVVGGRDERLARELRAAFAEAFARAEPAVAVETAADCEEHRRLNGGSPANIVNRTGTGRGAQLELSAGLRRAVFGDPDSAEGRRRTYGRRADGGADPVAGYLWHGFVGAVRTAIVRAAVVRADAAERVPAEVVERPS
- the yaaA gene encoding peroxide stress protein YaaA codes for the protein MLVLLPPSEGKAAAEAGVPVELGGLSLPGLTGAREAVLGALVELCAGDEERAAEVLGLSKGLRGEVAKNAGLLTAGALPAGEVYTGVLFDNLGLAKLDEAAYALAERSLLVFSGLWGAVRIGDRIPPYRCSMGVKLPPLGALGAYWRGVMDGVLPQVADGLVLDLRSSAYAAAWKPAGAVAARTATVRVLHEREVDGELKRSVVSHFNKATKGRLVRDLLNAGADPASPGELVDALRDLAYHVEVSAEGTARRPWQLDVVVTEIH
- a CDS encoding zinc ribbon domain-containing protein, which produces MNAAPADQIRLLDLQAIDSRLDQLAHKRRTLPEHAEIEKATADHTALKDLVVAAQAQLGDTEREQTKAEQDVEQVRTRAARNQQRMDSGAVTSPKDLENLQHEVGSLAKRQADLEDVVLEVMERLESAQTRVTELSARLEHSTVVLREAEARRDAAFAELDADADKVKRDREAIAAVIPADLMKLYLRLREQQGGVGAARLYQRRCEGCRVEFSITDLNAIKAEPKDAVIRCENCGRILVRTGESGV
- a CDS encoding Nif3-like dinuclear metal center hexameric protein, whose protein sequence is MPKLSDVIAVLEELYPPQWAESWDAVGLVCGDPDAEVGRVLFAVDPVQAVADEAAEWGAGLLVTHHPLYLRGTTTVAATGFKGRVVHGLIKNDIALHVAHTNADHADPGVSDALAEAIGLKVTGPLVADPTDPAGRRGSGRIGVLDAPVPLSAFAAQVAAGLPATATGVRVAGDPDRPISRVAVCGGAGDSFLAEARAAGVDAYVTADLRHHPVSEATEAAPVALVDAAHWATEWPWCTLAARALDAAAATRGWALETRVSTLVTDAWTAHAAMPNPALPYPA
- a CDS encoding MFS transporter, encoding MSPPTTGPTITPQPPTGPDRRHRLLVLAICCFSLFIVGLDNTVVNVALPSIQRELDAPASGLQWIIDAYTLVLASLLMLSGSVADRIGRRRVFRTGLLVFVLGSLLCSLAPSLGWLVSFRVVQAVGGSMLNPVAMSIITNTFTDRRERAQAIGVWSGVVGLSMALGPLIGGFLVNSAGWQSIFLINIPVGLAAFVLARRHIPESRAPHPRRLDPVGQVLMLLLLGCGTAAIIEGPGYGWTSPLILALAAVALTSLVLLPLWERRVAEPLIDPRFFHSAPFTGATLTAVCAFAALGGFLFVNTLYLQVVRGYSPVQAGLWTLPMAVMTLIAAPLSGRIVGRSGPRLPLVAAGTALAASGLLLTRLAADSPPTLLIVSYALFGLGFGLVNAPITNAAVSGMPLAQAGVAAAVASTSRQVGQSLGVAVIGTVVVSSVAGPVATGLAPASHAGWWIVTGLGLTLVLLGLVTTTAWAEGTAARVADRLDPEGAGVRNGGVERLR